From the genome of Gracilinanus agilis isolate LMUSP501 chromosome 2, AgileGrace, whole genome shotgun sequence, one region includes:
- the CPLX3 gene encoding complexin-3: MAFMVKTMVGGQLKSLAGGLGGGEEKGEGDKSAAEAQGMTREEYEEYQKQLVEEKMERDAQFTQRKAERATLRSHFRDKYRLPKNETDDNQIQMAGGDVELPKELAKMIEEDNEEEEEKASVIGQLASIPNLDLGSIKDKAQATLGELKQSAEKCRVM, translated from the exons ATGGCGTTCATGGTGAAAACTATGGTGGGAGGCCAGCTGAAGAGCCTCGCCGGGGGTCTGGGGGGCGGCGAGGAAAAGGGTGAAGGGGACAAATCGGCGGCTGAAGCTCAAGGCATGACCCGGGAGGAGTATGAGGAATATCAGAAGCAACTGGTGGAGGAGAA AATGGAACGGGATGCCCAGTTCACacaaaggaaggcagaaagagcCACCCTGCGTAGCCACTTCCGAGACAAGTACCGACTGCCCAAG AACGAGACAGATGACAACCAGATCCAGATGGCTGGGGGTGATGTGGAGTTGCCCAAGGAGCTGGCCAAGATGATTGAAGAGGAcaacgaggaggaggaggagaaggcttCGGTCATTGGGCAGCTGGCCAGCATCCCCAACCTGGACCTCGGCTCCATCAAGGACAAGGCACAGGCTACTCTGGGAGAACTGAAGCAGTCGGCTGAAAAGTGCCGTGTCATGtga